A genomic window from Deltaproteobacteria bacterium includes:
- a CDS encoding DUF1343 domain-containing protein gives MGDAGPIAGRRTERVRTGLDVLVEKRFAPLRGRAVGLICNPASVDRRLRHAADLFHEARGVRLAALFGPEHGVRGDIQYMAAARGGRDRKIGVPVHSLYG, from the coding sequence GCCCGATCGCCGGGCGTCGCACGGAGAGGGTCCGGACCGGCCTCGACGTGCTCGTCGAGAAGCGCTTCGCCCCCCTGCGGGGGCGCGCCGTGGGGCTCATCTGCAACCCTGCGTCGGTGGACCGGCGCCTGCGTCACGCCGCGGACCTGTTCCACGAGGCGCGGGGCGTCCGGCTTGCCGCCCTCTTCGGCCCGGAACACGGCGTCCGCGGGGACATCCAGTACATGGCCGCCGCGCGCGGCGGGCGCGACCGGAAGATCGGGGTGCCGGTCCACTCGTTGTACGGAA